The following are encoded together in the Notolabrus celidotus isolate fNotCel1 chromosome 9, fNotCel1.pri, whole genome shotgun sequence genome:
- the ficd gene encoding protein adenylyltransferase FICD → MAAITVWRYTSGRLLGGWGPLLCVLLGSLVAILMPLVGVEDECCAALKGIAQLRCQLWGGPQQTPAVQSTSLTIPFTALDLLPQRTKPSIEMELEAKAALQQAQEMKKLGKREKAHKLLVHALSMNPGFVDALTELGTILEEEDIVQADHLYTKALAISPCNERALVSRDRTLPLVEEIDQRYFSIIDSKVRRLMSIPKGNSALRRVMEETYYHHIYHTVAIEGSTLTLSEIRHIIETRYAVPGKSLQEQNEAIGVDVAMKYINTTLLSRSGAISVNDILEIHRRVLGYVDPVEGGRLRTNQVFVGHHIPPHPQDLQRHMQELVQWLNSDEALQLHPVEYAALAHYKLVYVHPFVDGNGRTSRLLMNLVLMQARYPPITIRKEQRAEYYSALDTANEGDVRPFIRFIAKCTEITLDTLLISTTEHPVGLPGADQPCPDCKQTIPIHN, encoded by the exons ATGGCTGCTATCACGGTGTGGCGCTACACCAGTGGCCGTCTCCTCGGAGGATGGGGCCCGCTGTTATGTGTTCTCCTCGGCTCTCTGGTGGCCATCCTGATGCCACTCGTGGGGGTGGAGGACGAGTGCTGTGCTGCCCTAAAAGGCATTGCCCAGCTTCGCTGCCAGCTGTGGGGAGGGCCTCAGCAGACCCCAGCTGTGCAGTCCACCAGCCTCACTATCCCCTTCACTGCCCTGGATCTGCTGCCTCAGAGGACCAAGCCCAGCATAG AGATGGAGCTTGAGGCCAAAGCCGCTCTGCAGCAGGCTCAGGAGATGAAGAAACTGGGGAAGAGGGAGAAGGCTCACAAGCTGCTTGTGCATGCACTCAGCATGAATCCAGGTTTCGTGGATGCCCTGACAGAGCTGGGGACcatcctggaggaggaggacattgTCCAGGCAGACCACCTTTACACCAAAGCATTGGCCATCTCACCGTGTAATGAGAGGGCTCTGGTCAGCAGGGACCGCACTCTTCCCTTGGTGGAGGAGATTGACCAGCGTTACTTCAGTATCATTGACAGTAAGGTGCGTAGGTTAATGTCCATTCCAAAAGGCAACTCTGCCCTTCGCAGAGTGATGGAGGAAACCTACTATCACCACATCTACCACACAGTGGCTATTGAAGGCAGCACGCTCACTCTGTCTGAGATCCGTCACATCATTGAGACACGTTACGCCGTCCCAGGGAAGAGCTTACAGGAGCAGAATGAGGCAATAGGCGTGGACGTAGCCATGAAGTACATCAATACCACATTGTTGTCCAGATCAGGAGCCATATCTGTTAATGACATCTTGGAGATTCACCGCAGGGTGCTGGGCTACGTTGACCCTGTGGAGGGCGGCAGGCTGCGCACCAACCAGGTGTTTGTGGGCCACCACATCCCCCCCCATCCTCAGgacctgcagagacacatgCAGGAGCTGGTGCAGTGGCTCAACTCGGACGAGGCCCTACAGCTGCACCCTGTGGAGTATGCAGCCCTAGCTCATTACAAACTGGTATACGTGCACCCATTTGTAGATGGCAATGGGCGCACATCCCGTCTGCTCATGAATCTTGTGCTCATGCAGGCACGATACCCACCAATCACAATCCGAAAAGAACAAAGAGCTGAATATTACTCAGCTCTAGACACAGCCAATGAGGGTGATGTGCGGCCCTTTATTCGCTTTATAGCCAAATGCACAGAGATCACGTTGGACACATTGTTGATCTCTACGACAGAGCATCCTGTGGGGCTGCCGGGGGCCGACCAGCCCTGTCCTGACTGTAAACAGACCATCCCCATCCACAACTGA
- the sart3 gene encoding LOW QUALITY PROTEIN: squamous cell carcinoma antigen recognized by T-cells 3 (The sequence of the model RefSeq protein was modified relative to this genomic sequence to represent the inferred CDS: inserted 3 bases in 2 codons; substituted 1 base at 1 genomic stop codon) yields MAASSNAEQTQLQDMEEEDAGMEERDMESDEGEXGMGEENSDEEEENDSSEDEKENEAEIQRLEEQLSINAFDYNCHVDLIKLLKQEGELVRLRKARQKMSELFPLTEEIWLDWLKXEIRLTEEESNREKVYELFEKAVKDYICPDIWLEYAQYSIGGMGSPGGIDKVRSIFERAVTAVGLHMTKGLAVWEAYREFENAILSTVQPPPGKIPSHQEQELLNTQLGRIHTLFRRQLAIPLMEMEATCAEYEEWSEDGVSDAVTHNYKKAVKQMECKPFEDSLLVAEPPKLAEYQVYIDFEIKEGDPARVQITFERALGENCLVPDMWAKYTNYLDRQLKIKDLVLPTHDRAVRNCPWTMGLWKSYLLALERHGAEHHTVSDMFEKALNAGFIQATDYVEIWQAYLDYLRRRVDFSKESSKELEELRGAFSRSLDYMKQDVEERFGESGDPSCLIMQIWARIEALHCKNIQKARELWDSIMTKGNAKFANMWLEYYNLERSYGDPVHCRKALHRAVQCTTDYPEHVCDVLLTFERVEGSLEDWDVAVNKTETRLNRINEQRAKVAEKKPPXIAKKTRADQRRKAKTDKKAQKKFQKGNRVGEKRKAEQDDYHNEWNEDPEQAPKRHRGNGDQTKEESMETETGRYGKKAPPGYKPAPPGTKRTQQGVLAAAPGQSDDKQELRNDNCSVFISNLAYTLEEPEAKLKTLLEPCGPIKQIRPVFNNKGTFKGYCYVQFEAPVSVPEALKLDRREVEGRPMFVSPCVDKNKNPDFKVFKYNSVMEKQKIFISGLPFSCTKDQLEEMCKSHGSIKEVRMVTYRSGKPKGLAYVEFANEAQASQAVLKMDGMEMENSKISVAISNPPPRNVADKSGSSRPMADMARQVYGSRGRGRTQLSLLPRSLHRQSAPVSKVENGTTTAASAAGNASGETKPLSNADFARMLLSK; encoded by the exons ATGGCAGCGTCGAGTAACGCAGAGCAAACGCAGTTGCAAGACATGGAAGAGGAAGATGcggggatggaggagagagacatGGAATCAGACGAAGGGG GAGGTATGGGAGAAGAAAATTCagacgaggaggaagagaatgATTCATCAGAGgatgagaaagaaaatgaagcTGAAATCCAACGATTGGAGGAGCAG CTGTCGATCAATGCTTTTGATTACAACTGCCATGTGGATCTCATCAAACTCCTAAAGCAGGAGGGAGAGCTTGTTCGCCTGCGAAAGGCAAGGCAAAAGATGAGCGAGCTTTTCCCACTCACTGAAG AGATCTGGTTAGATTGGCTGAA TGAGATCCGTCTGACTGAGGAGGAGTCGAACCGGGAGAAAGTTTATGAACTGTTTGAGAAAGCTGTGAAAGACTATATCT GTCCAGATATCTGGCTGGAGTATGCTCAGTATTCGATTGGTGGCATGGGCTCTCCAGGTGGGATAGACAAAGTGAGATCCATCTTTGAGAGAGCTGTCACAGCTGTGGGGCTTCACATGACCAAGGGACTGGCTGTGTGGGAGGCGTACCGGGAGTTTGAGAACGCCATTCTGTCTACAGTACAG CCTCCCCCTGGCAAGATTCCCAGCCACCAGGAGCAGGAGCTGCTGAACACCCAGCTCGGGAGAATCCATACTCTGTTTCGCCGCCAGCTGGCTATCCCCCTAATGG aaatggaAGCCACCTGTGCAGAGTATGAGGAGTGGTCTGAAGACGGGGTGTCTGACGCAGTCACACATAATTACAAAAAGGCTGTGAAGCAGATGGAGTGCAAACCTTTTGAGGACTCACTC CTGGTAGCAGAACCTCCTAAGCTGGCTGAGTATCAGGTCTACATCGACTTTGAAATAAAGGAGGGTGATCCGGCACGGGTCCAGATTACCTTTGAGCGTGCTCTGGGGGAGAACTGTCTGGTACCAGACATGTGGGCAAAATACACAAACTATCTG GATCGTCAACTTAAGATCAAAGACTTGGTTCTTCCCACTCATGATcgtgctgtgaggaactgtcCATGGACCATGGGTCTGTGGAAGAGCTACCTGCTCGCTCTGGAGAGACATGGAGCTGAGCACCACACTGTCTCAG ATATGTTTGAAAAGGCGCTGAATGCAGGTTTCATTCAAGCAACGGATTATGTGGAAATTTGGCAGGCGTACCTGGACTACCTGAGGAGACGTGTGGATTTCAGTAAAG AATCAAGTAAAGAGTTAGAGGAGCTACGAGGAGCTTTCTCTCGGTCTCTGGACTACATGAAGCAGGATGTTGAAGAAA GGTTTGGTGAAAGTGGAGATCCTTCTTGTCTCATAATGCAGATCTGGGCCAGGATAGAG GCTCTTCACTGCAAGAACATCCAGAAGGCCAGAGAACTGTGGGACAGTATCATGACAAAGGGGAATGCCAAATTTGCCAACATGTGGCTGGAGTATTATAACCTAGAAAg GTCTTATGGAGACCCTGTTCACTGTCGGAAGGCTCTCCACAGAGCAGTCCAGTGCACCACAGACTACCCTGAGCATGTGTGTGATGTCCTGCTCACCTTTGAGAGAGTGGAGG GTTCTCTGGAGGACTGGGATGTGGCCGTGAACAAGACAGAGACCCGGCTGAACAGGATTAATGAGCAAAGAGCAAAG GTGGCTGAGAAGAAGCCTCCATGAATCGCCAAGAAGACGAGAGCTGATCAGAGGCGGAAGGCCAAGACAGACAAGAAGGCTCAGAAGAAGTTCCAGAAAGGAAATCGAGTCGGGGAGAAAAGGAAAGCAGAGCAGGATGATTATCACAATGAGTGGAATGAGGACCCAG AACAAGCTCCTAAGAGGCACAGAGGAAACGGTGATCAAACTAAAGAGGAGTCCATGGAGACAGAGACGGGACGTTATGGGAAGAAGGCTCCCCCTGGCTATAAACCTGCTCCACCTGGCACCAAAAGAACTCAACAAGGAGTTCTAGCAGCTGCCCCGGGGCAGAGCGACGACAAGCAAGAGCTTCGTAACGACAACTGCAGTGTGTTCATCAGTAACCTGGCATACACGCTGGAGGAGCCGGAGGCAAAGCTCAAGACTCTGCTTGAGCCGTGCGGTCCCATCAAACAGATCCGGCCCGTCTTCAACAACAAAGGGACGTTTAAAGGCTACTGCTATGTACAGTTTGAAGCTCCTGTGTCTGTGCCTGAAGCCCTGAAGCTGGAcaggagggaggtggagggcAGGCCGATGTTTGTGTCACCCTGtgtggacaaaaacaaaaatcctgACTTTAAG GTGTTTAAATACAACTCAGTCATGGAGAAACAAAAAATCTTCATCTCTGGGCTGCCCTTCTCGTGCACTAAAGACCAACTGGAGGAAATGTGTAAGAGTCACGGCTCCATTAAAGAAGTTCGTATGGTCACTTATCGCTCAGGCAAACCCAAGG ggctgGCTTACGTTGAGTTCGCAAATGAAGCTCAAGCTTCTCAGGCGGTTTTAAAAATGGACGGCATGGAAATGGAGAACAGCAAGATCTCTGTTGCTATCAGCAACCCCCCTCCCAGAAATGTTGCGGATAAATCAGGGTCCAGCAGGCCAATGGCAGACATGGCTCGCCAGGTCTATGGATC gagaggaagaggacgtACCCAGCTGTCACTACTCCCTCGCTCACTGCACCGACAGAGCGCACCTGTAAGCAAAGTGGAGAACGGGACGACGACGGCAGCCAGCGCAGCAGGGAATGCATCTGGAGAGACTAAACCTTTGTCAAATGCAGACTTTGCCAGAATGCTTCTCAGTAAGTGA
- the iscu gene encoding iron-sulfur cluster assembly enzyme ISCU, mitochondrial: MALVSLRNSATSLLLFSRRLFGPQLTTLCSYHEKVVDHYENPRNVGSLDKNSRNVGTGLVGAPACGDVMKLQIQVDENGKIVDAKFKTFGCGSAIASSSLATEWVKGKSVDEALKIKNTDIAKELCLPPVKLHCSMLAEDAIKAALSDYRIKQQDKKDGRAKATN; encoded by the exons ATGGCGCTGGTCTCCTTACGAAACTCGGCGACCTCGCTGTTGTTGTTTAGCAGAAGGTTATTCGGCCCGCAGCTGACTACTCTCTGCTCATATCACGAAAAG GTGGTGGACCACTACGAAAACCCAAGAAATGTGGGCTCTCTAGACAAAAACAGCAGGAATGTGGGGACTGGTTTGGTGGGTGCACCGGCCTGTGGAGATGTGATGAAACTACAG ATCCAGGTGGACGAAAATGGGAAGATAGTTGATGCAAAATTCAAAACATTCGGCTGTGGATCAGCCATCGCTTCCAGTTCCCTGGCCACAGAGTGGGTGAAGGGGAAGTCG GTGGATGAAGCTCTGAAGAtcaagaacacagacattgccAAAGAACTCTGCCTTCCTCCAGTCAAGCTTCATTGCTCCA tgcttGCAGAAGATGCCATAAAAGCTGCGCTCTCAGactacagaataaaacaacaggacaaGAAGGATGGACGTGCAAAAGCTACAAATTAA
- the LOC117819386 gene encoding oligodendrocyte-myelin glycoprotein produces MLWCRCDLLLILCIGPVTCLVVSPCPPGCCCPRPGFLVLCESLGLRSLPRSVPLSTSALSVARNQLCNVDNLLRPFSGLQELSLSHNLLARFPRGLPPSLASLLLQENRITYITSGALRHLGNLTRLDLEDNRIRAIQPGALKGLNKLQVLTLKGNELTTLPLNLPPSLTNLDLSANCISVLDLPSLSALVNLQVLKINSNCLRSVPERAFDSLPRLRSVDLTNNLWVCECDILYLYRWLLNGRMKMATDLVCSEPIHLAHRLLLNLSIMAICPRVLTPNERTQQLYINLSASERMLEMLTVKPTGVKPFKNNISEKMSQRITSSFLSKDIPKTRVLLDHFSLETLTYEDCLSLNKTPTASPPLLKTLSSLPTDVQKCKDNITARYSQINTTSAGETPPFLSTNRDAVWPTPNPGPLVQQDSSVVITLLAVLCVLVSLLILAVLFVLKKVLLQRQRVAPLDVGSGG; encoded by the coding sequence ATGCTTTGGTGCAGATGTGACCTCCTCTTGATTCTCTGCATCGGTCCTGTAACCTGCCTTGTGGTGTCTCCCTGTCCTCCTGGCTGCTGCTGTCCTCGCCCAGGATTTTTGGTCTTGTGTGAGTCCCTTGGTCTCCGCTCCCTCCCTCGCTCAGTCCCCCTCAGTACCTCGGCTCTGTCTGTGGCCAGAAACCAGCTCTGCAATGTGGACAACCTGCTCCGGCCTTTCTCTGGTCTGCAGGAGCTGAGCCTTAGCCACAACCTGCTGGCCCGCTTCCCTCGCGGCCTACCTCCCAGCCTGGCGTCCCTACTGCTGCAAGAAAACCGCATCACTTACATCACCTCCGGTGCGCTGCGACACCTGGGGAACCTCACCCGCCTGGATCTTGAGGACAACCGCATCCGTGCCATCCAGCCTGGAGCACTCAAAGGTCTTAACAAGCTGCAGGTCCTGACCCTGAAGGGGAACGAGCTTACAACCCTTCCTTTAAATCTTCCTCCATCACTCACCAACTTAGACCTCTCTGCAAACTGCATCTCTGTTCTAGACCTGCCCTCACTGTCTGCTCTGGTCAACCTGCAGGTCCTCAAGATCAATAGCAACTGCCTGCGATCAGTCCCAGAGAGGGCCTTTGACAGCCTGCCTCGTCTCAGGTCTGTGGACCTCACAAACAAcctgtgggtgtgtgagtgtgatatTCTGTATCTCTACCGCTGGCTGCTGAATGGCAGGATGAAGATGGCGACAGACCTGGTGTGCAGCGAGCCCATCCATCTCGCTCACCGTCTGCTTCTTAACCTTTCCATTATGGCCATCTGTCCCCGAGTCCTTACACCCAATGAGAGGACACAGCAGCTGTATATCAACTTATCTGCCTCAGAGCGAATGCTGGAGATGCTGACAGTGAAGCCCACAGGAGTAAAaccttttaaaaataacatttcagaGAAAATGTCACAAAGAATCACTTCCAGTTTCCTCTCAAAGGATATCCCCAAAACTCGTGTTCTACTTGACCACTTCTCTTTAGAGACCCTCACCTATGAGGACTGTTTGTCTCTGAATAAAACACCCACAGCTAGCccccctcttttaaaaactctttcctctcttccaaCAGACGTGCAGAAATGCAAGGACAACATCACAGCTCGGTACTCTCAGATTAATACAACCTCTGCAGGAGAAACTCcaccttttctttccactaACAGAGATGCAGTCTGGCCCACTCCCAACCCAGGACCCCTTGTACAGCAAGACTCTTCAGTGGTCATCACTCTGCTCGCTGTGTTATGTGTGTTGGTTTCTCTCCTTATTCTTGCAGTGCTGTTTGTACTGAAAAAGGTTCTTCTGCAGCGGCAGAGAGTGGCTCCCCTGGATGTAGGATCAGGTGGATGA